The Sphingorhabdus sp. Alg231-15 genome has a segment encoding these proteins:
- a CDS encoding carbonic anhydrase, translating to MQEFHALLEGYKRFREDSYPKQRARYDALAKEGQAPPIMVISCCDSRVDPATIFDTSPGQVFALRNVANLVPPYDDSGGLHGASAAIEFGVTGLNVKHIVVLGHGQCGGINAALKGGELGVPGDTFVDEWMSIITEARDQVIADAPANPQKALELEAIKLSIENLRSFPFIAEREKRGEIMLHGAWYAIGEASLFTLDEATGAFEAVE from the coding sequence ATGCAAGAATTTCATGCGCTGCTAGAAGGATATAAGCGTTTTCGGGAAGATTCTTATCCCAAACAACGGGCGCGCTATGACGCGCTGGCGAAAGAAGGCCAGGCGCCACCAATCATGGTCATTTCATGCTGTGACAGCCGGGTTGATCCAGCGACCATTTTCGACACCAGTCCGGGACAGGTGTTTGCGCTGCGCAATGTTGCCAATCTTGTGCCACCCTATGACGATAGCGGCGGCCTACATGGCGCATCAGCCGCGATAGAATTCGGCGTGACCGGCCTGAATGTAAAGCATATTGTTGTACTCGGTCATGGCCAATGTGGCGGGATAAACGCGGCATTAAAGGGCGGAGAACTTGGTGTTCCCGGCGACACTTTCGTCGATGAATGGATGTCAATCATCACCGAAGCGCGGGATCAGGTAATTGCCGACGCGCCTGCTAATCCGCAGAAGGCGCTTGAACTCGAAGCAATCAAACTCAGTATCGAGAATTTGCGTAGCTTTCCGTTCATCGCCGAGCGCGAAAAACGCGGAGAAATAATGCTTCACGGTGCCTGGTATGCAATCGGCGAGGCTTCTCTCTTTACACTTGATGAGGCGACTGGGGCGTTCGAAGCAGTGGAATGA